DNA from Merismopedia glauca CCAP 1448/3:
CGTTGTTATCTGTAGTTAAATCTAGTCGATTGCTGTTTTTATTGAAGTTCCAGGTTTTTAAGGAAGCAGCTTCACTTGGTAAAACCACGAAAAATGTGGTGAGTAATCCTGTTAGTAGCCACGGGAATTTGAGTGTCATATCCGCAGAAAACCTTGACTTTGATTGTTAGAGGAGAATCGCACGCTAGCTATAGTACTTGAAGTGCTGCGAATCTGCTCTACGGAGGCACTAAAATACTTGTGGGTCAAGTTTACTAGTTTATGTCACCTTAGTTAATAAGTTTTATTAAGATTATTTGTGTAAAGTATGTAAGTCAGCTAGTTGTTGGGTTTGTTCTTGGAGACGAATAGCTAGGCGATCGCAGACTAGATCGCAAATTTTAAACAGTGCTGAATCAGCGATTTCGTAAAATACACTGGTTCCTTGGGGGTTACGGCTGACCATACCAGCTTGTGCCAAAATTTTCAAGTGTTTAGACACATTAGCTTGCCCTAGCCCTGTAATTTCCATGATTTCAGTCACATTTTTGGTTCCTGACTGTAGAGAACATAAAACTTGCAGTCTACTAACTTCAGACAAGATCTTGAAGTATTCTGCTACCGATGTTAAGGCTTGAGGTGTCGGATTGAGCATAATTTGGTCAGAAAAAATAATAGCAAGTTAGTTTTTAAACCCTATTGACTGATTAAGAGATATGCAGACTATCGATCTCCTTAATTGGGTCAAAATGGGTATTTAAGATTCTACTACACTATTGCAAGAATATTTATATTACTATATGATAATATCTTCCCTGTAAAAAGGTTATATGCCAGACATCAAGCAAATTTCTGACGATCTCTCAGTCGCATCACAAGTCACACCCGAACAGTTACAGCAAGTAGCCACAAAGGGTTTTAGATCGGTACTTAACCTACGTTCTCCTCAAGAGGAAGGATTTCTAACTAATGAGCCACAGCAAGTCGCATCTTTGGGACTAGAATACACCAATATCCCCGTCAATCCTAGCGAAATTAATGACGCACTCGCGACAGAGATACTCCAAAAAATTGACGAGCTACCCAAACCTACCTTAATCCACTGTGCTAGTGGCTTGCGCGCTGGTGCTATGGCATTTATGCACTTAGCAACTAGTGAAAATCTGAATCCAGAACAAGTATTTGCTAAAGCTGGAGAATTAGGATTTGATTGCAGTTCTAATCCCCAATTAAAACAATTTTTAACCAATTATATTTTGCAACACTCTAGCAGCAGTTAAATAAGTTTGAAAAGAATAGAATTCGCTACTACACAAACGAAGTCCGCGTAGGCGGACTCATGAAAAATTTCTCTTTCAACTACCACTTCAAAAAAGCTGCATCTGTACCCTGTTCTCTCCTCACTTTACTATCTTTCTCAAACCAAGAAATAATTTGCTCTGCGGTTAATTCTTCTAAAGGTATTTGAGTATCTTTGACGATTTGCTGCAACACTCTAGCTGATGATATTGTTAGTCTAGTCAAGAATTTTTCGTGAGATGAAAGTAATGCTGCATCTACCGCACGGGATTCTTCAGGGGTAAGAAATTGAGGCTGGGTTGGTTGAGTGGGGTTCATGTTGAAAAGATTTTAAGTAGTCAAACAAAATTAATTATCAAAAATCTGTAGGGGCGGGTTTTGCCGTAGAGACGTAGCACTGCTACGTCTCTACTAGCAAAGTTTTAACATTAAATCAAACCCGCCCTGCCCTATACAATTAATTTTGCGTAAGTACTTAATGTAGTCTA
Protein-coding regions in this window:
- a CDS encoding ArsR/SmtB family transcription factor — translated: MLNPTPQALTSVAEYFKILSEVSRLQVLCSLQSGTKNVTEIMEITGLGQANVSKHLKILAQAGMVSRNPQGTSVFYEIADSALFKICDLVCDRLAIRLQEQTQQLADLHTLHK
- a CDS encoding beta-lactamase hydrolase domain-containing protein, translating into MPDIKQISDDLSVASQVTPEQLQQVATKGFRSVLNLRSPQEEGFLTNEPQQVASLGLEYTNIPVNPSEINDALATEILQKIDELPKPTLIHCASGLRAGAMAFMHLATSENLNPEQVFAKAGELGFDCSSNPQLKQFLTNYILQHSSSS